One genomic segment of Ipomoea triloba cultivar NCNSP0323 chromosome 9, ASM357664v1 includes these proteins:
- the LOC116028364 gene encoding WUSCHEL-related homeobox 8-like isoform X3 yields the protein MSSNKHWPSLFRSKPSGSNQRQRDSNSSLSGGAGAEERTPEPKPRWNPKPEQIRILESLFNSGVVNPSREEIRRIRLRLEEYGEVGDANVFYWFQNRKSRSKNKQRQLHIQNAMAAAAAAAVVEPQQNPSPPPPPPPAAVTFLGNNPIMIGTSSSSSSSDNSADHLGLSFFTHSPSSVNQQTLYQAPPPNDHLLPEPYYYPQPPNTSGGASFTQGFFLPDSPNVPLSSDLTIGNSSGILPTEFMGFNPPPPPSKGYDNEGINLDLGYGTVTSLPTTTVTAPNAPLTLLPPPSTTVPSTLYHFQGLGDLNVDAGAAVVEQQKATLLINGIPFDVAAAAPFDVRGTFGDESMLVNCYSGQALDTNEWGVTVNPLQPGAVYYLVRSSR from the exons ATGTCCTCCAACAAGCACTGGCCTAGCCTGTTCAGGTCCAAGCCTTCCGGTTCTAATCAACGCCAGCGTGACTCCAACTCCTCCCTCTCGGGCG GGGCAGGGGCTGAGGAGAGGACGCCAGAGCCAAAGCCTAGGTGGAATCCCAAGCCAGAACAAATACGTATTCTGGAATCACTTTTCAATTCCGGGGTGGTGAATCCGTCCCGGGAGGAGATAAGGCGGATCAGGTTAAGACTGGAGGAGTATGGAGAAGTAGGAGATGCGAACGTATTTTACTGGTTTCAGAACCGGAAATCCCGGAGCAAGAATAAGCAGCGGCAGCTCCATATCCAGAACGCCATGGCGGCAGCGGCGGCTGCGGCAGTAGTGGAGCCACAGCAAAacccttctcctcctcctccgccgcctCCAGCGGCGGTCACTTTCCTGGGCAATAACCCTATCATGATCGGAACCTCATCCTCGTCCTCATCTTCCGACAATTCCGCCGACCACCTGGGCTTATCATTCTTCACCCACTCTCCTTCTTCGGTTAACCAGCAAACCTTGTACCAGGCTCCTCCTCCTAATGATCATCTTCTCCCTGAGCCCTACTATTACCCTCAACCCCCAAACACTTCCGGCGGCGCTTCTTTCACTCAAGGGTTTTTCCTCCCTGATTCCCCGAATGTTCCGCTCTCTTCTGATCTCACTATTGGGAATTCTTCTGGGATTTTGCCCACAGAGTTCATGGGGTTTaaccctcctcctcctccttctaaAGGCTATGACAATGAGGGCATCAATCTGGATTTGGGTTATGGCACTGTTACATCACTCCCAACCACTACTGTTACTGCTCCCAATGCTCCTCTCACCCTCCTCCCACCCCCCTCCACAACTGTTCCATCTACTCTCTATCATTTCCAAG GTTTAGGGGACCTGAATGTGGATGCGGGCGCCGCGGTGGTGGAGCAGCAGAAAGCTACTCTTCTGATCAACGGCATACCGTTTGATGTGGCGGCCGCCGCGCCGTTCGACGTCCGGGGGACGTTCGGCGATGAGTCCATGCTGGTTAATTGCTACTCTGGTCAGGCTTTGGACACTAATGAATGGGGCGTCACTGTTAATCCCCTACAGCCAGGAGCCGTCTACTACCTGGTCCGCTCCTCACGTTG A
- the LOC116028364 gene encoding WUSCHEL-related homeobox 8-like isoform X2, translated as MSSNKHWPSLFRSKPSGSNQRQRDSNSSLSGGAEERTPEPKPRWNPKPEQIRILESLFNSGVVNPSREEIRRIRLRLEEYGEVGDANVFYWFQNRKSRSKNKQRQLHIQNAMAAAAAAAVVEPQQNPSPPPPPPPAAVTFLGNNPIMIGTSSSSSSSDNSADHLGLSFFTHSPSSVNQQTLYQAPPPNDHLLPEPYYYPQPPNTSGGASFTQGFFLPDSPNVPLSSDLTIGNSSGILPTEFMGFNPPPPPSKGYDNEGINLDLGYGTVTSLPTTTVTAPNAPLTLLPPPSTTVPSTLYHFQGLGDLNVDAGAAVVEQQKATLLINGIPFDVAAAAPFDVRGTFGDESMLVNCYSGQALDTNEWGVTVNPLQPGAVYYLVRSSHVEE; from the exons ATGTCCTCCAACAAGCACTGGCCTAGCCTGTTCAGGTCCAAGCCTTCCGGTTCTAATCAACGCCAGCGTGACTCCAACTCCTCCCTCTCGGGCG GGGCTGAGGAGAGGACGCCAGAGCCAAAGCCTAGGTGGAATCCCAAGCCAGAACAAATACGTATTCTGGAATCACTTTTCAATTCCGGGGTGGTGAATCCGTCCCGGGAGGAGATAAGGCGGATCAGGTTAAGACTGGAGGAGTATGGAGAAGTAGGAGATGCGAACGTATTTTACTGGTTTCAGAACCGGAAATCCCGGAGCAAGAATAAGCAGCGGCAGCTCCATATCCAGAACGCCATGGCGGCAGCGGCGGCTGCGGCAGTAGTGGAGCCACAGCAAAacccttctcctcctcctccgccgcctCCAGCGGCGGTCACTTTCCTGGGCAATAACCCTATCATGATCGGAACCTCATCCTCGTCCTCATCTTCCGACAATTCCGCCGACCACCTGGGCTTATCATTCTTCACCCACTCTCCTTCTTCGGTTAACCAGCAAACCTTGTACCAGGCTCCTCCTCCTAATGATCATCTTCTCCCTGAGCCCTACTATTACCCTCAACCCCCAAACACTTCCGGCGGCGCTTCTTTCACTCAAGGGTTTTTCCTCCCTGATTCCCCGAATGTTCCGCTCTCTTCTGATCTCACTATTGGGAATTCTTCTGGGATTTTGCCCACAGAGTTCATGGGGTTTaaccctcctcctcctccttctaaAGGCTATGACAATGAGGGCATCAATCTGGATTTGGGTTATGGCACTGTTACATCACTCCCAACCACTACTGTTACTGCTCCCAATGCTCCTCTCACCCTCCTCCCACCCCCCTCCACAACTGTTCCATCTACTCTCTATCATTTCCAAG GTTTAGGGGACCTGAATGTGGATGCGGGCGCCGCGGTGGTGGAGCAGCAGAAAGCTACTCTTCTGATCAACGGCATACCGTTTGATGTGGCGGCCGCCGCGCCGTTCGACGTCCGGGGGACGTTCGGCGATGAGTCCATGCTGGTTAATTGCTACTCTGGTCAGGCTTTGGACACTAATGAATGGGGCGTCACTGTTAATCCCCTACAGCCAGGAGCCGTCTACTACCTGGTCCGCTCCTCAC ATGTAGAAGAATGA
- the LOC116028364 gene encoding WUSCHEL-related homeobox 8-like isoform X1, with amino-acid sequence MSSNKHWPSLFRSKPSGSNQRQRDSNSSLSGGAGAEERTPEPKPRWNPKPEQIRILESLFNSGVVNPSREEIRRIRLRLEEYGEVGDANVFYWFQNRKSRSKNKQRQLHIQNAMAAAAAAAVVEPQQNPSPPPPPPPAAVTFLGNNPIMIGTSSSSSSSDNSADHLGLSFFTHSPSSVNQQTLYQAPPPNDHLLPEPYYYPQPPNTSGGASFTQGFFLPDSPNVPLSSDLTIGNSSGILPTEFMGFNPPPPPSKGYDNEGINLDLGYGTVTSLPTTTVTAPNAPLTLLPPPSTTVPSTLYHFQGLGDLNVDAGAAVVEQQKATLLINGIPFDVAAAAPFDVRGTFGDESMLVNCYSGQALDTNEWGVTVNPLQPGAVYYLVRSSHVEE; translated from the exons ATGTCCTCCAACAAGCACTGGCCTAGCCTGTTCAGGTCCAAGCCTTCCGGTTCTAATCAACGCCAGCGTGACTCCAACTCCTCCCTCTCGGGCG GGGCAGGGGCTGAGGAGAGGACGCCAGAGCCAAAGCCTAGGTGGAATCCCAAGCCAGAACAAATACGTATTCTGGAATCACTTTTCAATTCCGGGGTGGTGAATCCGTCCCGGGAGGAGATAAGGCGGATCAGGTTAAGACTGGAGGAGTATGGAGAAGTAGGAGATGCGAACGTATTTTACTGGTTTCAGAACCGGAAATCCCGGAGCAAGAATAAGCAGCGGCAGCTCCATATCCAGAACGCCATGGCGGCAGCGGCGGCTGCGGCAGTAGTGGAGCCACAGCAAAacccttctcctcctcctccgccgcctCCAGCGGCGGTCACTTTCCTGGGCAATAACCCTATCATGATCGGAACCTCATCCTCGTCCTCATCTTCCGACAATTCCGCCGACCACCTGGGCTTATCATTCTTCACCCACTCTCCTTCTTCGGTTAACCAGCAAACCTTGTACCAGGCTCCTCCTCCTAATGATCATCTTCTCCCTGAGCCCTACTATTACCCTCAACCCCCAAACACTTCCGGCGGCGCTTCTTTCACTCAAGGGTTTTTCCTCCCTGATTCCCCGAATGTTCCGCTCTCTTCTGATCTCACTATTGGGAATTCTTCTGGGATTTTGCCCACAGAGTTCATGGGGTTTaaccctcctcctcctccttctaaAGGCTATGACAATGAGGGCATCAATCTGGATTTGGGTTATGGCACTGTTACATCACTCCCAACCACTACTGTTACTGCTCCCAATGCTCCTCTCACCCTCCTCCCACCCCCCTCCACAACTGTTCCATCTACTCTCTATCATTTCCAAG GTTTAGGGGACCTGAATGTGGATGCGGGCGCCGCGGTGGTGGAGCAGCAGAAAGCTACTCTTCTGATCAACGGCATACCGTTTGATGTGGCGGCCGCCGCGCCGTTCGACGTCCGGGGGACGTTCGGCGATGAGTCCATGCTGGTTAATTGCTACTCTGGTCAGGCTTTGGACACTAATGAATGGGGCGTCACTGTTAATCCCCTACAGCCAGGAGCCGTCTACTACCTGGTCCGCTCCTCAC ATGTAGAAGAATGA
- the LOC116028364 gene encoding WUSCHEL-related homeobox 8-like isoform X4, translated as MSSNKHWPSLFRSKPSGSNQRQRDSNSSLSGGAGAEERTPEPKPRWNPKPEQIRILESLFNSGVVNPSREEIRRIRLRLEEYGEVGDANVFYWFQNRKSRSKNKQRQLHIQNAMAAAAAAAVVEPQQNPSPPPPPPPAAVTFLGNNPIMIGTSSSSSSSDNSADHLGLSFFTHSPSSVNQQTLYQAPPPNDHLLPEPYYYPQPPNTSGGASFTQGFFLPDSPNVPLSSDLTIGNSSGILPTEFMGFNPPPPPSKGYDNEGINLDLGYGTVTSLPTTTVTAPNAPLTLLPPPSTTVPSTLYHFQGLGDLNVDAGAAVVEQQKATLLINGIPFDVAAAAPFDVRGTFGDESMLVNCYSGQALDTNEWGVTVNPLQPGAVYYLM; from the exons ATGTCCTCCAACAAGCACTGGCCTAGCCTGTTCAGGTCCAAGCCTTCCGGTTCTAATCAACGCCAGCGTGACTCCAACTCCTCCCTCTCGGGCG GGGCAGGGGCTGAGGAGAGGACGCCAGAGCCAAAGCCTAGGTGGAATCCCAAGCCAGAACAAATACGTATTCTGGAATCACTTTTCAATTCCGGGGTGGTGAATCCGTCCCGGGAGGAGATAAGGCGGATCAGGTTAAGACTGGAGGAGTATGGAGAAGTAGGAGATGCGAACGTATTTTACTGGTTTCAGAACCGGAAATCCCGGAGCAAGAATAAGCAGCGGCAGCTCCATATCCAGAACGCCATGGCGGCAGCGGCGGCTGCGGCAGTAGTGGAGCCACAGCAAAacccttctcctcctcctccgccgcctCCAGCGGCGGTCACTTTCCTGGGCAATAACCCTATCATGATCGGAACCTCATCCTCGTCCTCATCTTCCGACAATTCCGCCGACCACCTGGGCTTATCATTCTTCACCCACTCTCCTTCTTCGGTTAACCAGCAAACCTTGTACCAGGCTCCTCCTCCTAATGATCATCTTCTCCCTGAGCCCTACTATTACCCTCAACCCCCAAACACTTCCGGCGGCGCTTCTTTCACTCAAGGGTTTTTCCTCCCTGATTCCCCGAATGTTCCGCTCTCTTCTGATCTCACTATTGGGAATTCTTCTGGGATTTTGCCCACAGAGTTCATGGGGTTTaaccctcctcctcctccttctaaAGGCTATGACAATGAGGGCATCAATCTGGATTTGGGTTATGGCACTGTTACATCACTCCCAACCACTACTGTTACTGCTCCCAATGCTCCTCTCACCCTCCTCCCACCCCCCTCCACAACTGTTCCATCTACTCTCTATCATTTCCAAG GTTTAGGGGACCTGAATGTGGATGCGGGCGCCGCGGTGGTGGAGCAGCAGAAAGCTACTCTTCTGATCAACGGCATACCGTTTGATGTGGCGGCCGCCGCGCCGTTCGACGTCCGGGGGACGTTCGGCGATGAGTCCATGCTGGTTAATTGCTACTCTGGTCAGGCTTTGGACACTAATGAATGGGGCGTCACTGTTAATCCCCTACAGCCAGGAGCCGTCTACTACCTG ATGTAG